A region from the Hypericibacter adhaerens genome encodes:
- the eno gene encoding phosphopyruvate hydratase: MAETTIVGIKARQILDSRGRPTVEADIELAGGATGRASVPSGASTSRAEAHELRDADANRYFGRGVSRAVGHVRGEIASALLGQDAADQSGLDRRMRELDGTPQLERLGANAVLSVSLAACRATAAARQQPLYRRIAELTGTRTPMLPLPMVNIFSGGLHAGRGMDLQDFLAIPLAATDYESGLHAIVKVRDAAEGVVHRHGAPVLLADEGGLSPGCASAEIALELMVEAIERAGLKPGLDIGIAIDVAATALVGPDGRYHLAREGHDYSSAQMIETVERWVRRFPIVSVEDGLHDEDWSHWPELTARLRHIQVVGDDLFSTNPARIRRGIDIGAANSALIKVNQNGTLSGTLEAIATSRQAGYATVISARSGETADSFIADLAVGALGGQIKIGSVRNMERLEKYNQLLRIAEDPEVGYAGTRFLACDARPAAAARIA; this comes from the coding sequence ATGGCTGAGACGACCATCGTCGGAATCAAAGCGCGGCAGATCCTGGATTCCCGCGGCCGCCCGACGGTCGAGGCAGATATCGAGCTGGCCGGCGGCGCCACCGGCCGCGCCTCTGTCCCCTCCGGCGCCTCGACCAGCCGGGCCGAGGCCCATGAGCTGCGAGACGCGGATGCGAACCGCTATTTCGGCCGCGGCGTGAGCCGCGCCGTCGGCCATGTCCGCGGCGAGATCGCCTCGGCCTTGCTGGGCCAGGATGCAGCGGACCAGAGCGGCCTCGATCGCCGGATGCGGGAACTCGACGGCACGCCGCAGCTCGAGCGGCTCGGCGCCAATGCCGTGCTGTCGGTCTCGCTCGCCGCCTGCCGCGCGACCGCCGCCGCCCGGCAGCAGCCGCTCTATCGCCGAATCGCCGAGCTGACCGGAACCAGGACTCCGATGCTGCCGCTGCCGATGGTCAACATCTTCAGCGGCGGGCTCCATGCCGGCCGCGGGATGGACCTGCAGGATTTCCTGGCGATCCCGCTTGCGGCCACCGACTATGAATCCGGGCTGCATGCGATCGTGAAGGTGCGCGACGCGGCCGAAGGTGTCGTGCATCGCCATGGCGCGCCCGTGCTGCTGGCCGACGAAGGCGGGCTCAGCCCCGGCTGCGCCTCCGCCGAGATCGCGCTCGAGCTGATGGTGGAGGCGATCGAGCGGGCGGGCCTCAAGCCCGGCCTCGATATCGGCATCGCCATCGATGTCGCAGCCACCGCCCTGGTGGGGCCGGACGGCCGCTATCACCTCGCCCGCGAGGGCCACGACTATTCGAGCGCGCAGATGATCGAGACCGTGGAGCGCTGGGTTCGCCGCTTCCCGATCGTCTCGGTCGAGGACGGGCTCCATGACGAGGATTGGAGCCATTGGCCGGAGCTGACGGCGCGGCTGCGCCATATCCAGGTCGTGGGCGACGATCTCTTCAGCACCAACCCGGCACGCATCCGGCGCGGCATCGATATCGGCGCCGCCAACAGCGCCCTGATCAAGGTCAACCAGAACGGCACGCTGAGCGGCACGCTCGAGGCGATCGCCACCTCGCGCCAGGCCGGCTATGCGACCGTGATCTCGGCCCGCTCGGGCGAGACCGCGGACAGCTTCATCGCCGACCTCGCGGTCGGCGCGCTGGGCGGGCAGATCAAGATCGGCTCGGTGCGGAACATGGAACGGCTGGAGAAATACAACCAGCTCCTGCGCATCGCCGAGGATCCGGAGGTCGGCTATGCCGGCACGAGGTTCCTCGCCTGCGACGCGCGGCCGGCCGCCGCGGCCCGGATCGCCTGA
- a CDS encoding phosphotransferase family protein — protein sequence MTVPKPAPGSEAIPEFPEAMRQFMERLGFGTRPDRAYPLTGGVSSDIWFVEAKGRRLCIKRALPALRVAADWRAPVERNHFEYAWFQRVARILPDAVPPLVGHDEQAQMFAMAYLEPEQNPLWKRQLLEGKIDPAFAGHVGEALGAIHAATAHDRQTADEFATDANFHAIRLEPYLEATARVHTDLAAAIGRLVATTAATRLALVHGDISPKNILIGPKGPVFLDAECAWYGDPAFDLAFCLNHLLLKCLPVPQGAARLALSFERMVAAYRARIAWEDPAGFERRCAALLPGLLLARVDGKSPVEYIIEDKDRDYVRRIARPLIAAPVATLAEVGHRWLAGFR from the coding sequence ATGACGGTCCCCAAGCCCGCACCCGGCAGCGAGGCGATCCCCGAATTCCCCGAGGCGATGCGCCAGTTCATGGAGCGGCTGGGTTTCGGCACCCGGCCGGACCGCGCCTATCCCCTGACCGGCGGCGTCTCTTCCGACATCTGGTTCGTCGAGGCCAAAGGCCGGCGGCTCTGCATCAAGCGCGCGCTGCCCGCCCTGCGCGTGGCGGCCGATTGGCGGGCCCCGGTCGAGCGCAACCACTTCGAATATGCCTGGTTCCAGCGCGTGGCGCGGATCCTGCCCGATGCCGTCCCGCCGCTGGTGGGGCATGACGAGCAGGCCCAGATGTTCGCGATGGCCTATCTCGAGCCCGAGCAGAACCCGCTCTGGAAACGCCAGCTGCTCGAGGGGAAGATCGACCCTGCTTTCGCCGGGCATGTCGGCGAGGCGCTGGGCGCGATCCACGCCGCGACCGCCCATGACCGCCAGACGGCGGATGAGTTCGCCACCGACGCCAATTTCCACGCCATCCGCCTCGAGCCCTATCTCGAGGCGACGGCGCGCGTCCATACCGACCTCGCCGCGGCCATCGGACGGCTGGTCGCGACCACGGCCGCGACGCGCCTCGCCCTGGTCCATGGCGATATCAGTCCGAAGAACATCCTGATCGGCCCCAAGGGCCCCGTCTTCCTCGATGCCGAATGCGCCTGGTATGGCGACCCGGCCTTCGATCTCGCCTTCTGCCTCAACCATCTGCTGCTCAAATGCCTGCCCGTGCCGCAGGGAGCGGCCCGGCTCGCGCTGTCCTTCGAGCGCATGGTGGCCGCCTATCGGGCGCGGATCGCCTGGGAGGATCCGGCCGGTTTCGAGCGGCGCTGCGCCGCCCTCCTCCCTGGCCTGCTGCTGGCGCGGGTCGACGGCAAATCGCCGGTCGAATACATCATCGAGGACAAGGACCGCGATTATGTGCGGCGCATCGCGCGGCCCCTGATCGCCGCGCCCGTCGCCACGCTCGCCGAGGTCGGCCACCGCTGGCTCGCCGGATTCCGGTAG